The proteins below are encoded in one region of Equus przewalskii isolate Varuska chromosome 1, EquPr2, whole genome shotgun sequence:
- the FOXB1 gene encoding forkhead box protein B1, translated as MPRPGRNTYSDQKPPYSYISLTAMAIQSSPEKMLPLSEIYKFIMDRFPYYRENTQRWQNSLRHNLSFNDCFIKIPRRPDQPGKGSFWALHPSCGDMFENGSFLRRRKRFKVLKSDHLAPSKPADAAQYLQQQAKLRLSALAASGTHLPQMPAAAYNLGGVAQPSGFKHPFAIENIIAREYKMPGGLAFSAMQPVPAAYPLPNQLTTMGSSLGTGWPHVYGSAGMIDSATPISMASGDYSAYGVPLKPLCHAAGQTLPAIPVPIKPTPAAVPALPALPAPIPTLLSNSPPSLSPTSSQTATSQSSPATPSETLTSPASALHSVAVH; from the coding sequence ATGCCTCGGCCCGGCCGAAACACGTACAGCGACCAGAAGCCGCCCTACTCGTACATCTCGCTGACCGCTATGGCCATTCAGAGCTCGCCCGAGAAGATGCTGCCGCTGAGCGAGATCTACAAGTTCATCATGGACCGCTTCCCCTACTACCGGGAGAACACGCAGCGCTGGCAGAACAGCCTGCGCCACAACCTCTCCTTCAACGACTGCTTCATCAAGATCCCGCGGCGGCCAGACCAGCCGGGCAAGGGCAGCTTCTGGGCGCTGCACCCCAGCTGCGGGGACATGTTCGAGAACGGCAGCTTCCTGCGGCGCCGCAAGCGCTTCAAGGTGCTGAAGTCGGACCACCTGGCGCCCAGCAAGCCAGCCGACGCTGCGCAGTATCTGCAGCAGCAGGCCAAGCTGCGCCTCAGCGCGCTCGCGGCCTCTGGCACGCACCTGCCGCAGATGCCTGCTGCCGCCTACAACCTGGGCGGCGTGGCGCAGCCCTCCGGCTTCAAGCACCCTTTCGCCATCGAGAATATCATCGCGCGCGAGTACAAGATGCCTGGGGGGCTGGCCTTCTCCGCCATGCAGCCGGTGCCCGCCGCCTACCCGCTCCCCAACCAGTTGACTACCATGGGCAGCTCACTGGGCACTGGCTGGCCGCACGTGTACGGTTCCGCAGGCATGATCGATTCGGCCACCCCCATCTCCATGGCTAGTGGCGATTATAGCGCCTACGGTGTGCCGCTGAAGCCGCTGTGCCACGCAGCGGGCCAGACCCTGCCTGCCATCCCAGTGCCCATTAAGCCCACGCCGGCCGCAGTGCCCGCACTGCCCGCGCTGCCCGCGCCCATCCCCACCTTGCTCTCGAACTCGCCGCCCTCACTCAGCCCCACGTCCTCGCAAACAGCCACCAGCCAAAGCAGCCCCGCCACTCCCAGCGAAACGCTCACCAGCCCGGCCTCCGCCTTGCACTCGGTGGCGGTGCACTGA